The nucleotide sequence GGCTATGCCAATGCCGGCAGCGGATGTATTGCCATACTTTTCGATGACAGAGTAGACTTTGGATTCAGGTAAGTGGATTTCTTTGGCGATAGCATCCATCATGCGTTGGTTGGCTTGGTGAGGGACCACCCAAGATAGCTCTTGCGCAGAGATGCCGGCAGCAGTCAAACACTCTTGGGCTATACTGGCAGCTTTGCGGATGGCGAATTTGTAGACTTCTTTGCCGTTCATGCGGAAGTATTGCAGCCCTTCTTCCAGTGTTTTGTTGGTCGCAGGGTGGCGGGATCCTCCCCCTTTGATGATGACTAGGTCGGCCAGGCTGCCGTCGGATCCCATGACCACAGGACCGATAGAAAGGCCGGGACCAGCGGAAGAGACAACTGCTGCGGAGGCGCCGTCACCAAAAAGGACGCATGTGGTGCGGTCGGCATAGTCCATTAAAGGCATCATTTTTTCGGCCGCGATGACAAGGATATTTTTAGCCATGCCCGATTCTATGTAAGCTTTAGCTGTAGCCAGAGCATAGACAAATCCGGTGCATGCGGCTTGAATATCCATTGCTGCAGCTTTGCCTGCTTTGAGCTGGTGCTGGACTAGAGCAGCAGTGCTGGGGGAGGGGTAGTCGCCGCTCATCGTGGCAACAAGGATCAGGTCAATGTCATCAGGAGAGAGCTTTGCGTTAAGAAGGGCCGCTTTTGCAGCTTCGGTACCCATTGTGGAGGGAAATTCATTTTCAGCAGCAATCCTGCGCTGGCGAATACCCGTCCGTGAATAGATCCATTCATCGGAAGTATCGACGATCTTCTCGAAGTCGGCATTGCTCATGACTTTTTCCGGAAGATATGCCCCTAGTCCTATAATGCGAGCGCCCCTTGGCTTTGACATGCCCAATTTTCTCCCAAACACTACATTTTAAAAGAATTAGGATATCAAAGAGTTGCTTAAGAAGGAAGTAGTGTTTTGCTTTTTTTTCAGATAGGGATTAACTCGCCATTCGGCTATACTCAATGGCATGAGCTACCCTAAACATTTGAATAAAATGATCGCGGTATTAAACCGCCTTCCCGGTGTAGGAAGACGCACAGCGGAACGTTTTGCCTTTCATATGTTGACATGGTCAAATCAAAAACAAAAAGAATTTGCCCAAGTCATCGACAGTATGGACCAGCACATCCGCCAATGCGATCTCTGCGGATGCCTTTGCGATGTTGAAGCGTGCCCTTACTGCTCGGCTGAACGGAACGCGTCAAAACTTATCTGTGTGATTGCAGAGCCCAAAGATGCTTTTTCCATTGAAGAAACGGGAACCTTCCGCGGCATGTACCACGTCTTAGGAGGACTGCTCAACCCTATCGAAGGCATTGATTCTACCCAGCTGCGTATTAATATGCTCTGCGATAGGATCCAAAGCCAGGGAATCGAAGAGATTATCCTTGCGCTCGATGCCACTTTAGAAGGCGACACCACTGCCCTCTATCTAAAAGACCGCTTAGCCCCGCAAGGGGTCAAATTATCGCGTTTAGCTTTCGGCTTGCCCATGGGCAGCGCTTTCGATTTTATCGACGGAAGCACCCTTGCCCGTGCCCTAGCAGGAAGAAACCACTTCTAGAGCAAAGACCTTTTCTTCTAAAAAAAATTACTATTTCTATCTCTACTGCTTGCAATATTGGGGATCATTACCTATGATGTAACCCTCTCGCTTGGAGTGTTTCTTATGTGTAATAGTTATTCAAGATATATAGTAAGCTTAATAGTTTTGATCTGCGGTTATTTTATACCGGTTATTGCTGCCCCATTACAGTATGAAAACTGTTTTGTGGATACTTTAGAAGTCATTATCGTCTCCCCTTCCGGAAAAGATGTCAAAGATACCAAGGCGATGTCCGGCAAATTAAAGACGCGCGCCGGTGACACCTTCATGCAATTGAACTTTGACTGCGACCTTAAATTGCTCTCGGCCGAATATGACCGCATTGAACCGACACTAACTCCCTGCGGCGATAACAATCTAGGTATTGTCATTAAAGTATGGCCTAAGCCCCTCATCCGCTCTATTTCCTGGGAAGGCAACTGCAACATCTCCTCAGCCGACTTAAAAAGCGAACTAGCTATTAACGCCTGCACTCCCTTCGACAGGCAGGCATTCAACAAAGCCTTCCATAAACTTCAAGCCTACTACATAAAGAAGGGATACTTCGAATCCCAGCTAGATTATGAAGTAAGCTTTGATGACTGCACCAATCAAGTCGATATCACCGTTAAAATCTGTGAAGGACGCTCCGGACGCATCAAAGACATCGTCTTCTGCAACTTCACTAAATGCGAAAAAGAAGAACTCTCGGCCATGATGGTCACCAAAAGATACTTCTTATTGAGCGGCTGGCTCACAGGTGAAGGCATCTATCACGAAGAAGCTATCCAGCATGATAAAATGATCATCCTCAACTATCTGCAAAATAGAGGGTATGCGGACGCCGATGTCAACATCGAAATGAATGAACTCAACTGCTCCAACAAGATCATCCTCCGCATCACAGCCCTAAAAGGCGATCCCTACACAATCGGCAGCGTATCTTTCAAAGGCAATACCGTTTTTGACAATGACATTGTTCGCGAAGTCATCGGCCTATGCTCCGGCGACCCTTACGCTCCTGAAGACATCCATGACGCCGTCCAACGCTTAACCCGCGTTTATGGACGTAAAGGCTATATCGATGCTTTCGTCAACTTCGAATCCAGCCTGCGCTGTGATGAAGACGTCTATGATATCCGCTTTACCATCGAAGAAGCATGCCAATACCGCGTCGGTATGATCAAAGTCATCGGCAACTGCGTCACAGATACAAACGTCATACTTAACGAAGTTCTACTGATCCCGGGTCAACTCTTCGACAGCGAAGGCCTCTGCAAAACAGAACAAAGACTACGCAACATCGGGTATTTCAAACGCGTCAACGTCTATGCCGTCCGCCCTGAAGAAAATGGCATCCTCCCTAGCAACTACCGCAACGTTCATGTCGAAGTAGAAGAAGATAGCACCGGCAACATCAGCGCTTTCGGCGGCTATAGCACTATGGAAAGCTTATTCATTGGCTTGAATATTACGGAGAGAAACTTCAATCACCGCGGACTATGCAACTTGCTCCATGGCGAATGCCGCGGCCTGCGCGGCGGGGGCGAATATGCCCATACGACAATATCCGTAGGCGCTAAAAGCCGCAAAGCCATTTTGTCTTGGACCAAACCTTTTTATAATGACACTCTGTGGAGCGTCGGCTTTGACTTGGAAGGTAACAACAACCGCTACGTATCCGATGATTACAATATCAATACGGTCGCTTTAACCCTGCATGCAACCTACGACGTTAACGCGTTTGTTAAAACAGGCGTCCACTATCGTATCGGATATACCAGCATTCAAACAAATTCATGCGCGTCAGAAGAACTCATCCACGAGGCTAAAAATAGCGGTCTTACCTCTGCCGTCGGTGCATCCTGGATGTATGACAGTACCAACCACCCCCAGTTCCCTACGGAAGGATTCCGATCCAAGCTTGAAGGCGAATGCGCGGGTGTGGGCGGTAAGCAAAGCTTCTTGAGTGCTGCCTATATCAACAACTACTACCTGCCTATCGGCCCCCTGGATCCCCTGGGAAGACTGATCTTTCGTGCCGACTTCCGTTTCATCCTTCCTTATGGTCATACAAATGCTGACGAAGTCCCTATCGAAGAGCGCTTTTTCTTGGGCGGCGATGAAATCGTCCGTGGCTTTAGACCCTACTTCCTAGGTCCGCAATTTAAGGTGGATTTAAACCAGGATAACGCCATAGATTGCACTGCTAAACACCAGGGGCACACCCATAAACTTAAAACACACCATAAATTGCGAAGAAAACCACAAAAGACCAAAGATGAAAATGGGAAGGAAATCAATCTGGTCATAAACGAAAAAACTCAATATGATTATTGGTCTCCGGTCTCCGATAACGACCCTACAGGCGGTCTCTCGCTACAATACTACTCCTTAGAGTACGCTCATCCCTTTTCACCCAAGTTTGAAGGGTTTGCCTTTACAGACTTCGGACAATTGTCTTCACGCCGCTTTGCTTTTGGCCACCTTTACGCCTCCGCAGGTTTTGGCGCTCGCGTCAAAGTCATGGCAAGTATGCCTCCTGTGACCTTAGGGCTCGGTTTTCCTGTTAACGCAAGAAACCGTAGCGATGTAAAGAGATTTTTCTTTACAATCGGTGGAAAGTTTTAAAATAGAATTCAAACCCTCTCATTGGGAGAATATAATGAAACTGTTAGGAAAAAATATCCGCATCGTCCTTGCAACACTTGTGTTAGCATTGCCCCTTTCATCTTCTATCAACGCAGCGGAAGCGCCTGCACCAAAAATCGGTGTGGTTAACTTCAAATCCTGCGTCGAAAAATCCAAGTTAGGCAAAAGAGAACAAGCTTCTTTTGAAAACCTAAAGAAGCAGATGGATGTTGTATTGGAAAAGAAAGAAAAAGAAATCAACGAAATTGCAGCGAAGTTCAATGACCCCGACTACTTAGACAGCCTTTCCCAAGAAGCTGAAGCAGAGCTGAAACACAAATTCCGCGCTGCCTCCCAAGAACTTTCCGGACAACAGCAGCAATATTACCAAGCGCTAAGCCAAGCAAACACTAAGATCGTGCAAATGATCACTGAAATCGTGGCCAAAGCTGCTGAGCAAGTCGCTAAAAAACAAAACCTGACCTTCATTCTGAATGAAGAAGCTGTCTACTTCTATGCTCCTTCCACAGATGTGACCAACCTCGTTGTAGGTGAACTTGATCGCATGTTTGAAGAACAACTCAAGAACGGCTCCAGCGAAGGAAGAAAAGCAGGTGGCTAAGAAATCCTTTACTCTCCGTGAGCTCTGCGAGCTCACGGGTAGCACCCTCAAAGGAAATCCCGAACACATCATCCTCAATGTAGCAGACCTTTATCATGCTACTGCTGAGGATGTTTCGTTTTTTTCCAATCCCCGCTATGCCGGGCAGCTTGCAAAATCCCATGCAGGCGCAGTCTTTGTTTCCCAAGTTCCCGAGGAGCTTTCTCAATTTAACTTCCTCATCCACCCCGACCCATCCCGTGCCTTCCAAAAAGTGGCAGAAACCGTTGCCCAAAGCAGGCCCCCTCTTACAGGATTTGATGGAATACACCCTACTGCGGTCATTCATTCAGAAGCTATCATTGGGGAAAACGTGACCATTGGACCTTATGCTGTGATCGACCAGAAAGCAATTATCGGCAAAGGAACCTATATCGGAGCGCAATGCTATATTGGCCCGGAGACAGTTATTGGTGAAAACTGCAAAATCCATCCCCGCGTTACCATTCGCGAAGGATGCGAGATCGGCAATCACGTCGTTCTTCAGCCAGGTGTTGTCATCGGTTCCTGCGGGTTCGGCTTTACAACTTCGGCTCAAGGTGAACACACAAAACTCGAACAGATCGGCAATGTCATTATTGAAGATGATGTTGAAATCGGCGCCAATACTACCGTTGACCGCTCACGCTTTAAATGCACGCGTATCGGGACAGGCTCTAAAATAGACAATCTTGTGATGATCGGACACGGGGTAGAAATAGGCAAACATGTGCTGCTTGTGGCACAAACAGGCGTTGCAGGTTCTACCACGATCGGAGATCACTGCACTATCGCAGGCCAAGTCGCCATCGCCGGGCATTTAAAGATAGGACCCAAGACACGTATTGCAGGGAAATCGGGAGTGAGTAAATCACTGCCTACCGGTGATTATAGTGGTATTCCCGTACAGCCTATCCAAGAATACAATAAAAATGCTGTCTATTTACGTAAGATGAGTGAGTTTGTAGAAGAGCTCAAACAGCTTAAGCAGAAAATTCTTCAAGAAAGCTAAAATAAGTTTATAAATACACTAACCCTATCCTTGGATAGGGTTAGTTATGCTAAGCTTATTGTTGATGTTGATATTGTTGTGAATAATATGGTTGTCCATACGCATGTTGTGGATATTGTTGTTGATGATATTGTGGTTGAGGAGAGGCAAAAGCTGCAGGTACAGTATAGTAGGATTGCTGCGGATGACTCAAAAATGCAAGGGTATCTTTAATCTCTTCATATAACCTATTAATAGTTCCAATATTTTTGCTAGTATGCTGTGCAGAATCATCGCCATATCCTAATTTGAATAATCCGGCAAGAGAAGCACCTGCACCTAAGGCAGCACCAAATGTAACTGCTGTTTTGGCTGCGAAAATATAACCGAATAATGCAACGCTACCACCGAAGGCAATACCTGCGACCACAGCAACAACAAAGCGGTGATTGCTTATGATATTTTCCAAGGATTTGATATACAAATCGTTAATCCTCACTATTTTATCATATGTGTCGCTTTGGTGTGTATAACTTCCCCAATTCGCTGCCAGCCTAGATTTAAATGAGCATGCAACACTCAATTGTTGAGTTAAATTAGTATACTTACGGTAAAAAGCGCCCAAGGCGAACATTCCCCCACCTGCTGCAGCACCTGCAAGAAGGATTTTACCGGAATTATTTTCGCTGTTGTTATCATTTACACTAATAGAATTATTACTGAATGCACCTGTCTGAATTTGTGTTCCGCCACCATTGCGATTAGCGACTACATGACCAAAGATGAACAATAACTCTAATCCGTTTTCAGAACAAAATTTAATAACTTTATCAAAAAAACCTGGTTGAAGGACCTGAATACGCTGTGGAAAACGTACTTGAGGATTGCCCTGATAAACATCTAATGTATTTAGTGTGTCTTCAAGTTGATCCTGAATTTCTTGTTGGTTCAGAGTGCTTGCCGGCAAAACATTCAGTTGATAATAACCCGGCTGTGCTGCGGGTTGATTATTACCTTGATTAGATAAATCTGCATATCCTGGATATACTCCACCTTGATTTTCTGAATACTGTGGATAGCCTTGATAAGCTTGGTACTGTGGATCTGCATAAGCATTGTTACAGGTTGTCATGATAAAACCTTTTTGGTTAGTTTAATTATTAATGATCTCATTATATAAAATGAATGTATATTAAAAATTGAGGAAACATTAAGATTTAATAAATATATTTAACTAGGGGAAACCGTTGAAATGTTCGAGAAACCGCATCAGCCCCTTCTTCCTCAAGCCCACTTCATTTTACGTGTATTACGCAATTTTCTTTTCGCTTTAGTCATTATTGGAATATCTCTTTTTATGGGGATGTGGGGATATCGTCATTTCGAACATTTGGACTGGATAGATGCTTATGTCAATGCTGCAATGCTGCTGTCAGGTATGGGGCCGCTTCACAACCCCGTCACCTATGGCGGGAAGATCTTTGCAGGAACGTATGCCCTATTTAGCGGCATACTATTCCTATTTATTATGGGCGTGATTTTCAGCCCTATTGTCCACCGTTTATTCCATATCTTTCTGCTTAAAAAAGGAGAATAGCCGGATTTTCAAGATACTTCTTAAGAGTATTGAGGAATTCTGCTGCTGCAACACCATCAATGACGCGATGATCGACGGAAAGAGTTAGATTCATCGTTTTACCGGCAACCACGGCTCCTTTTTTCACCACAGGTGTATCTAAGATCCCACTAACGGCAAGGATGGCTGCTTGGGGAGGGTTGATGATTGCTTGGAATTCATTGACGCCGAACATCCCCAAGTTGGAGATGGTAAGGAGCCACCTTTATATTCCTGAGGCTGTAGTTTTCCATCGCGTGCTTTCTTGACAAGGTTCTTTATCTCGACTGAAAGCTCGCTAACACTTTTGTAGTCGGCATGGTGAACGACCGGTGTGATCAAACCGTCGGGGATACTCACTGCAATAGAGATGTCAATGGTTTGATAGCGGGTAATCGTGTTGTTGACTGTATTAAAACCGCTATTGATGACCGGATGGTTGCGCAATGCCAGAGCGCTGCCACGTACGACGATATCATTAAAGCTGACCTTGGCATTTGCCTGTGCAAGCTGTTCGCGCAGGGCCACCATTGGCTCGGCATCGATGGTAAGGGTCACATAGAAGTGTGGGATAAATGTTTTAGCTTCTTGCAGACGCTGTGCGATCACTTTACGTACGGGATTGAGCGGTTCTTCCACGTATGTTCCGGGAGCAATGCTGGGAGCTTCACGCAAAGAAGGCCCTAAGGTTGATTTGGGCAGAGCTGCGGACAAATCTTTTCTCATGATTCTTCCACCGGGGCCGGAACCTTTGATAGAAGACAAGTCGAGGTTCTGCTCTTTTGCCAGCGATCGGGCTAGAGGAGATGCTTTAATTCTTCCTTCAACAGCTTGAGTAGGCAAAGCAAATTGGTAGTTTACAAGGGGCGGCTCCGGAGCGAAGGCTGGTTGTTTGAAGGTGCTTGCCCCACCGGTTTGCTGCTGCTGTGGCTGTGGAGTGGCAGGCTCTCCTGAAGATGTCGGAGCGGCGGGTTCATTTTGCTGTGCTGCAGGTATAGCAGCCGGGGGTTGGACCCCTTCGGGCTTATAGCCTTCGATAGACTCGTCTTTATTTTCGGTGAAGATGGCAACGGCTTGGTTGACGGAGGCTTCAGAGTTTTCCGGAAGGATTACTTTACGTAACCACCCTGCATCGAGAGCATTATGCTCGACCGTTGCTTTATCGGTTGCTACTTCAAAAAGCAGGTCTCCTGCTTCGACGAATTCGCCCTCTTTTTTATGCCATTTGACGATAGTCCCTTGTTCCATTGTGGGGGAGAGTTTTGGCATGGTAAGTGTAAAAGGCATGGTTAACCCTTGCTATAGACTGATTTTAAATATTAACGACGCGTCGGGCTTGCTCCACGATGCGTTCTACGTTAGGAATGGTATGTTTTTCTATTTCCTTGGAATAAGGCATAGGCGTTTCACGCTGGCACACGCGGGCTACAGGAGCATCCAGATAGTCAAAGCATTGCTCTTGGATCTGGAAACCTACCTCGGCGCTGATCCCGGTAAAGATATGCCCTTCTTCGACGCAGAGGCACTTGCCGGTTTTCCGCACTGAAGCTGCAATCAAGGGCATGTCGAGCGGCTTAATTGTACGCAAGTCGATGACTTCGCAACTGATGCCGATTTTTTTCAGCTCTTTTGCTGCGGATTGTGCAACTGCAGCCATTTTCCCGTGGGAAACAATCGTTAGGTCTGTTCCAGGAATCACGATTTTCGCTTTTCCAATCGGAACCAAGTATTCTTCCGTCGGAAGATCCATTTTGTCATTGTATTGGAGTTCCGATTCTAAAAAGAGGACGGGATTGTTATTGCGGATGGACGATTTAAGCAGGCCTTTTGCGTCATAAGCGTTGCTGGGTGCAACGATAATCAATCCGGGCAGGTTGCCATAAATCGCTTCTACGCAGTGGGAATGCTGGCTGGAAACTTGTGCTGCTGCTCCATTGGGTCCGCGGAAGACAATCGGCACTTTGAAGCGGTTGCCTGACATGTAATACATTTTTATCGCATTGGAGATTATCTGATCTGCAGCGACAAAAGAGAAGTTAAAACTCATGAATTCGACAATTGGCCGCAAGCCTGTCATGGCGGCTCCGATGCCTAAGCCTGCAAATCCCAGTTCGGAAATGGGAGTATCCAAGACCCTCATAGGGCCCCATTTATCCAATAAGCCTTTGGTAACTTTGTAAGCTCCGTTGTACTCCCCTACTTCCTCACCCAAAATAAAGACGTTGGGATCCCGTTCCATCTCTTCATCGATGGCTTGACGCAAGGCTTCTCTAAAATCTATCGTCTGTGTGCCCATATGAATGTTCTTTCCTTAATATTAGGGTGCAAAGACATCTTCTTCTAGTGTTGCAGGAGAAGGCCAGGGGCTTTCATCGGCAAATTGCATCGCTGCGACGACTAGGTCTTTTATTTCTTTGTCTTTTTGCTTAAATTCTTCCGGATCCAGCATACCTGCTTCTGTCAGTGCTTTCTCGAGTAGTATAATTGGATCGCGTTCCATGCATACTTTCAGAGATTCTTTTGTCCTGTAAAGGGCGGGGTCTGAGATGGAGTGGCCGCGGAAGCGTTCAGTGATTGCTTCCACTAAGACGGGACGATTTGTCGCGAGGACTTCTTGCGCAATGTGTCTAAATCCGGCGTAGCAGTCCAAGTAATCCATTCCATCTAAAGTATAGGCCTTCATGTTATAGCCCGGAGCTTTGTCTTCGGCTAGGCGGTCGACACTATTCGCACGTTCGACAGCCGTTCCCATCCCCCACTGGTTATTTTCTATGACATAAATACACGGTAAATCCCACAGGGAGGCCAAGTTTAAGGACTCATGGAATGCACCTTGTGGCACAGCGCCATCGCCCATAAAACAAACGGCGACTTCGCCGGGTATTTTTTTGTATTTGATCGTGAAAGCCGCGCCTGTAGCAATAGGCACTTGTCCTGTAACAATCCCAAAACCGCCGAGTAAACGTTCGGTATAGAGGTGCATGGAACCTCCGCGGCCAAGAGCATTACCTGTGGTACGTCCATAAAGTTCCGCCATTAATTCATTAGGAGTAGCTCCTAATAAGAGAGCTAAGGCGTGGCAGCGATAAGAGGTGACCCACCAATTATTCACTCCGATGGCATTGACTGCTGCTGTTTGTATTGCTTCCTGACCGGAATAGGCATGAAAAAACCCGCCGATTTTGCCTTGTTGATAAGCGGATTCAGCACGAGTTTCGAAATGACGGATAAGCAGCATCTGCCACAAAGTTTGTTGTAGCGCTTCTTTCCCCAACTCTTGGATGAGCTTGGGTTTATCTGCTTTAAAAAGGTGGTATTCGATAGCTTTTTTATTGGCTCGCATAGGGGCACACTTAAATTTTAGTATGCCCCTATTGTAGCCGAGCGATCAATTAATGCAATGCTGCAACGACTTCCTTATTAGGAATTGTATCGGAAGGTGTGAATTCCGCTGTTTTGAGCTCTTTATCGACGATAGCTGTAACGGTGGCATCAGACCAAACATTGATGGAAGTCTCCAACATGTCGATAAATGTATAGAAGGGAAGGATGATCCCCATGATATAGAGAGGAACATTCATAGCGGCAAGGAAAGCTGTCGCCAGGAAGTAGCATCCCATCGGAACACCGGCATTTCCAACGGCAGCAACTGTCGCGATAAAAATCCAACCCACGAGTTCAATCGGAGTGTATGTCATCCCATGGCTCATGGAGACAAAAAGGACAGTTGTCAGGATAAAAGCTGCGCATCCATTCATATTAATGGAGGTGCAAAGCGGTAGGCTAAAGCTTGCCACTTTACGGGAAATTCCCGCTCTTTCAGTAGCGCACTGCATCGCGGTAGGTAATGTGGCGCCGGAGGATTTAGTGAAGAATGCGAGCGATAGAGCAGGAAACATAGCTTTTGCTAACTTAAGTGGATTTATCCCTTTCATCTTTAGTATGATAGGTAAAACGACTGTCGCTTGGACAACATTCGCCAAAACCACAACGAGCAGGTAAAGCATTAAGCTTTCCATCTCCAATCCGCTGCTTAGTTCCTGGATAAAAAGGACGACAAAACCCCAGATAGCGATGGGCATTAACATCACAATCCATTTAGTTAGCTGCATAATTGCAAGAAAAAGACTATGGAAAAATTTATGCAAAGTTTGTCTATTTTCTTGAGGTAAGCTGATGACTGCAAAGCTGATTAGGATCGCTAGAATGAGGACGCCGATCACATTATTTTCGAC is from Parachlamydiales bacterium and encodes:
- a CDS encoding dicarboxylate/amino acid:cation symporter gives rise to the protein MCAAHPRKTTWYKPNLFLALAVLLGIVAGLWPTQATTVAAETISDIFMNLLRLVSLPIIFLSIVATASSMESLSEMKLLGGKTVKYTVLTTVLAATLALIFYVLIDPVRTIPDNIIQMSEAATEGKGYLKHLMGVIPSNFLKPFVENNVIGVLILAILISFAVISLPQENRQTLHKFFHSLFLAIMQLTKWIVMLMPIAIWGFVVLFIQELSSGLEMESLMLYLLVVVLANVVQATVVLPIILKMKGINPLKLAKAMFPALSLAFFTKSSGATLPTAMQCATERAGISRKVASFSLPLCTSINMNGCAAFILTTVLFVSMSHGMTYTPIELVGWIFIATVAAVGNAGVPMGCYFLATAFLAAMNVPLYIMGIILPFYTFIDMLETSINVWSDATVTAIVDKELKTAEFTPSDTIPNKEVVAALH
- the bamA gene encoding outer membrane protein assembly factor BamA, with amino-acid sequence MDTLEVIIVSPSGKDVKDTKAMSGKLKTRAGDTFMQLNFDCDLKLLSAEYDRIEPTLTPCGDNNLGIVIKVWPKPLIRSISWEGNCNISSADLKSELAINACTPFDRQAFNKAFHKLQAYYIKKGYFESQLDYEVSFDDCTNQVDITVKICEGRSGRIKDIVFCNFTKCEKEELSAMMVTKRYFLLSGWLTGEGIYHEEAIQHDKMIILNYLQNRGYADADVNIEMNELNCSNKIILRITALKGDPYTIGSVSFKGNTVFDNDIVREVIGLCSGDPYAPEDIHDAVQRLTRVYGRKGYIDAFVNFESSLRCDEDVYDIRFTIEEACQYRVGMIKVIGNCVTDTNVILNEVLLIPGQLFDSEGLCKTEQRLRNIGYFKRVNVYAVRPEENGILPSNYRNVHVEVEEDSTGNISAFGGYSTMESLFIGLNITERNFNHRGLCNLLHGECRGLRGGGEYAHTTISVGAKSRKAILSWTKPFYNDTLWSVGFDLEGNNNRYVSDDYNINTVALTLHATYDVNAFVKTGVHYRIGYTSIQTNSCASEELIHEAKNSGLTSAVGASWMYDSTNHPQFPTEGFRSKLEGECAGVGGKQSFLSAAYINNYYLPIGPLDPLGRLIFRADFRFILPYGHTNADEVPIEERFFLGGDEIVRGFRPYFLGPQFKVDLNQDNAIDCTAKHQGHTHKLKTHHKLRRKPQKTKDENGKEINLVINEKTQYDYWSPVSDNDPTGGLSLQYYSLEYAHPFSPKFEGFAFTDFGQLSSRRFAFGHLYASAGFGARVKVMASMPPVTLGLGFPVNARNRSDVKRFFFTIGGKF
- the pdhA gene encoding pyruvate dehydrogenase (acetyl-transferring) E1 component subunit alpha, with the translated sequence MRANKKAIEYHLFKADKPKLIQELGKEALQQTLWQMLLIRHFETRAESAYQQGKIGGFFHAYSGQEAIQTAAVNAIGVNNWWVTSYRCHALALLLGATPNELMAELYGRTTGNALGRGGSMHLYTERLLGGFGIVTGQVPIATGAAFTIKYKKIPGEVAVCFMGDGAVPQGAFHESLNLASLWDLPCIYVIENNQWGMGTAVERANSVDRLAEDKAPGYNMKAYTLDGMDYLDCYAGFRHIAQEVLATNRPVLVEAITERFRGHSISDPALYRTKESLKVCMERDPIILLEKALTEAGMLDPEEFKQKDKEIKDLVVAAMQFADESPWPSPATLEEDVFAP
- a CDS encoding beta-ketoacyl-ACP synthase III, which encodes MSKPRGARIIGLGAYLPEKVMSNADFEKIVDTSDEWIYSRTGIRQRRIAAENEFPSTMGTEAAKAALLNAKLSPDDIDLILVATMSGDYPSPSTAALVQHQLKAGKAAAMDIQAACTGFVYALATAKAYIESGMAKNILVIAAEKMMPLMDYADRTTCVLFGDGASAAVVSSAGPGLSIGPVVMGSDGSLADLVIIKGGGSRHPATNKTLEEGLQYFRMNGKEVYKFAIRKAASIAQECLTAAGISAQELSWVVPHQANQRMMDAIAKEIHLPESKVYSVIEKYGNTSAAGIGIALTELNQKEKLSPGENILLNAFGGGMTWAAILLTKEE
- a CDS encoding OmpH family outer membrane protein yields the protein MKLLGKNIRIVLATLVLALPLSSSINAAEAPAPKIGVVNFKSCVEKSKLGKREQASFENLKKQMDVVLEKKEKEINEIAAKFNDPDYLDSLSQEAEAELKHKFRAASQELSGQQQQYYQALSQANTKIVQMITEIVAKAAEQVAKKQNLTFILNEEAVYFYAPSTDVTNLVVGELDRMFEEQLKNGSSEGRKAGG
- the lpxD gene encoding UDP-3-O-(3-hydroxymyristoyl)glucosamine N-acyltransferase; translation: MAKKSFTLRELCELTGSTLKGNPEHIILNVADLYHATAEDVSFFSNPRYAGQLAKSHAGAVFVSQVPEELSQFNFLIHPDPSRAFQKVAETVAQSRPPLTGFDGIHPTAVIHSEAIIGENVTIGPYAVIDQKAIIGKGTYIGAQCYIGPETVIGENCKIHPRVTIREGCEIGNHVVLQPGVVIGSCGFGFTTSAQGEHTKLEQIGNVIIEDDVEIGANTTVDRSRFKCTRIGTGSKIDNLVMIGHGVEIGKHVLLVAQTGVAGSTTIGDHCTIAGQVAIAGHLKIGPKTRIAGKSGVSKSLPTGDYSGIPVQPIQEYNKNAVYLRKMSEFVEELKQLKQKILQES
- the recR gene encoding recombination mediator RecR, with product MSYPKHLNKMIAVLNRLPGVGRRTAERFAFHMLTWSNQKQKEFAQVIDSMDQHIRQCDLCGCLCDVEACPYCSAERNASKLICVIAEPKDAFSIEETGTFRGMYHVLGGLLNPIEGIDSTQLRINMLCDRIQSQGIEEIILALDATLEGDTTALYLKDRLAPQGVKLSRLAFGLPMGSAFDFIDGSTLARALAGRNHF
- a CDS encoding pyruvate dehydrogenase complex E1 component subunit beta, with the protein product MGTQTIDFREALRQAIDEEMERDPNVFILGEEVGEYNGAYKVTKGLLDKWGPMRVLDTPISELGFAGLGIGAAMTGLRPIVEFMSFNFSFVAADQIISNAIKMYYMSGNRFKVPIVFRGPNGAAAQVSSQHSHCVEAIYGNLPGLIIVAPSNAYDAKGLLKSSIRNNNPVLFLESELQYNDKMDLPTEEYLVPIGKAKIVIPGTDLTIVSHGKMAAVAQSAAKELKKIGISCEVIDLRTIKPLDMPLIAASVRKTGKCLCVEEGHIFTGISAEVGFQIQEQCFDYLDAPVARVCQRETPMPYSKEIEKHTIPNVERIVEQARRVVNI